A single window of Microbacterium oryzae DNA harbors:
- a CDS encoding 3-hydroxyacyl-CoA dehydrogenase NAD-binding domain-containing protein, producing the protein MTDYSSLDFSRLEQLATEEVVTHSLVSDIPLASGRTLALITLHNGRDHRRPNTIGPRTLLELDDVLETLRGRAAAGEIDAVAITGKPYVFAAGADLSQMNALRKRDDALLVAQQGHHVLGKLSDLGVPSFAFVNGIALGGGTEIALNSTYRTVDASAAAIALPEVFLGLVPGWGGAYLLPNLIGIENALEVVISNPLKQNRTLKPQQAFELGIFDAIFSPANYLEDSLRWADGVLSGTTKVERKNAPGRLERLTKWPVAIKMARGMLESRIGTVPLSPYRALDLLDRAKSGTREEGFAREDEALADLISGDQFAASMYAFDLVQKRAKRPVGAPDRSLARKVSKVGVIGAGLMASQFALLFARRLQVPVLITDVDQARVDKGLQHIRGEIGELERKGRLDGDTANRLRALVQGTVDKSAYADCDFVIEAVFEETGVKQQVFAEIERIVAPEAILATNTSSLSVEEIGSVLENPERLIGFHFFNPVSAMPLVEVVRTPRSSEEALATAFAVAKDLRKNAIGSADAPGFIVNRLLAKVMGEAARAIDEGTPLQTVERAFGPLGLPMTPFQLIDLVGWKVAAHVQDTMATHFPERFHASANLHALADLPQAVEKDKTGRVTGWTKEAQKVLRVGRTPVSEAEILRRVEDELAREIRIMLDEQVVPEVQDIDLALILGAGWPFIDGGASVYLDRVGASERVFGGTFHDPVIRGVSA; encoded by the coding sequence ATGACCGACTACAGCTCCCTCGACTTCTCCCGCCTCGAGCAGCTCGCGACCGAGGAGGTCGTCACGCACTCGCTGGTGAGCGACATCCCTCTCGCCAGCGGGCGCACCCTCGCGCTCATCACGCTGCACAACGGGCGCGACCACCGACGTCCCAACACGATCGGTCCGCGGACCCTCCTCGAGCTCGACGACGTCCTGGAGACGCTGCGCGGGCGCGCGGCGGCCGGCGAGATCGACGCGGTCGCGATCACCGGCAAGCCCTACGTCTTCGCCGCCGGCGCCGACCTGTCGCAGATGAACGCGCTCCGCAAACGCGACGACGCGCTCCTCGTCGCGCAGCAGGGGCACCACGTGCTGGGCAAGCTCTCCGACCTCGGCGTGCCGTCGTTCGCCTTCGTCAACGGGATCGCCCTCGGCGGCGGCACGGAGATCGCGCTGAACTCGACGTACCGCACGGTCGACGCGTCGGCCGCCGCGATCGCGCTGCCCGAGGTGTTCCTCGGGCTCGTCCCCGGCTGGGGCGGGGCGTACCTGCTGCCGAACCTCATCGGGATCGAGAACGCGCTCGAGGTCGTCATCTCGAACCCGCTCAAGCAGAACCGCACCCTGAAGCCGCAGCAGGCGTTCGAGCTCGGGATCTTCGATGCCATCTTCTCCCCCGCGAACTACCTCGAGGACTCGCTCCGGTGGGCCGACGGCGTGCTGTCGGGCACGACGAAGGTGGAGCGGAAGAACGCACCGGGGCGCCTCGAGCGCCTGACGAAGTGGCCCGTGGCGATCAAGATGGCGCGCGGCATGCTGGAGAGCCGCATCGGCACGGTGCCGCTGTCGCCGTACCGCGCCCTCGACCTGCTCGACAGGGCGAAGTCGGGCACCCGCGAGGAGGGCTTCGCCCGCGAGGACGAGGCGCTGGCCGACCTCATCTCGGGCGACCAGTTCGCCGCGTCGATGTACGCGTTCGACCTCGTGCAGAAGCGCGCGAAGCGGCCGGTGGGCGCACCCGACCGCTCGCTCGCCCGCAAGGTCTCGAAGGTGGGCGTGATCGGCGCCGGCCTCATGGCCAGCCAGTTCGCGCTGCTCTTCGCGCGGCGCCTGCAGGTGCCGGTGCTCATCACCGACGTCGACCAGGCGCGCGTCGACAAGGGGCTGCAGCACATCCGCGGCGAGATCGGCGAGCTCGAGCGGAAGGGCCGCCTCGACGGCGACACCGCCAACCGGCTCCGCGCGCTCGTGCAGGGCACGGTCGACAAGAGCGCCTACGCCGACTGCGACTTCGTCATCGAGGCGGTGTTCGAGGAGACGGGCGTGAAGCAGCAGGTGTTCGCCGAGATCGAGCGGATCGTCGCTCCCGAGGCCATCCTCGCCACGAACACGTCGTCGCTGTCGGTCGAGGAGATCGGGTCGGTGCTCGAGAACCCCGAGCGGCTCATCGGCTTCCACTTCTTCAACCCGGTCTCGGCGATGCCGCTCGTGGAGGTCGTGCGCACGCCGCGGTCGAGCGAGGAGGCGCTCGCCACCGCCTTCGCCGTGGCGAAGGACCTCCGGAAGAACGCCATCGGCTCCGCCGATGCCCCGGGCTTCATCGTGAACCGTCTGCTGGCGAAGGTCATGGGCGAGGCCGCGCGCGCGATCGACGAGGGCACGCCTCTCCAGACCGTGGAGCGTGCGTTCGGCCCGCTGGGGCTGCCGATGACGCCGTTCCAGCTCATCGATCTCGTCGGCTGGAAGGTCGCCGCGCACGTGCAGGACACGATGGCGACGCATTTCCCCGAGCGCTTCCACGCCTCGGCCAACCTGCACGCGCTCGCGGATCTGCCGCAGGCGGTGGAGAAGGACAAGACCGGCCGTGTGACGGGCTGGACGAAGGAGGCGCAGAAGGTCCTGCGCGTCGGCCGCACGCCCGTGTCGGAGGCGGAGATCCTGCGACGGGTGGAGGACGAGCTGGCGCGCGAGATCCGCATCATGCTCGACGAGCAGGTCGTCCCCGAGGTGCAGGACATCGACCTCGCCCTCATCCTGGGGGCCGGATGGCCGTTCATCGACGGCGGCGCATCGGTCTACCTCGACCGGGTGGGGGCGTCGGAGCGCGTGTTCGGCGGCACCTTCCACGATCCGGTGATCCGCGGGGTGTCCGCGTAG
- a CDS encoding ribonuclease D: protein MTDYPVIDSADAFEAAVERLAAGTGPVAVDVERASGFRYSQRAYLIQLYRRDGGVVLVDPIAVPDVTAIQRLLGDEEWVFHAASQDLPSLRELGLDPRRIFDTELAARLLGWERVGLGAVVEAALGISLAKAHSAADWSTRPLPREWVEYAALDVLHLIDVRDRLAAELEAAGKTEFARQEFQATLDRQPKAPRADPWRRLSGLHKVRGRRGLAVARELWRSREELAQQQDVSPGRLVPDRALLAAVLAMPRTKQALAGLKEFTGRASRTQLDRWWDAIVAGRETEDLPAERVPSDSLPPHRAWAERHPDADARLKRARPEVEAKAAELDMPTENLLTPETLRRVAWEPPAPITAESIAAALREQGAREWQIEATAEVIADAFVRPAQTPGEDAAAAS from the coding sequence GTGACTGACTACCCCGTGATCGACAGCGCCGACGCGTTCGAGGCCGCCGTCGAGCGTCTCGCCGCCGGCACCGGCCCCGTCGCGGTCGACGTGGAGCGCGCATCCGGCTTCCGCTACTCGCAGCGGGCGTACCTCATCCAGCTGTACCGGCGCGACGGCGGGGTCGTCCTCGTCGACCCGATCGCCGTTCCCGACGTCACCGCCATCCAGCGCCTCCTCGGCGACGAGGAGTGGGTCTTCCACGCCGCGAGCCAGGACCTGCCGTCGCTGCGCGAGCTCGGTCTCGATCCGCGCCGCATCTTCGACACCGAGCTCGCCGCGCGCCTGCTGGGCTGGGAGCGCGTGGGCCTGGGAGCCGTCGTCGAGGCCGCGCTCGGCATCTCCCTGGCCAAGGCGCACTCCGCCGCGGACTGGTCGACCCGCCCCCTCCCCCGTGAGTGGGTCGAGTACGCGGCGCTCGACGTGCTGCACCTCATCGACGTCCGCGACCGGCTCGCCGCCGAGCTCGAGGCCGCCGGCAAGACGGAGTTCGCGCGCCAGGAGTTCCAGGCGACCCTCGACCGGCAGCCGAAGGCCCCGCGGGCCGACCCGTGGCGGCGTCTGAGCGGTCTCCACAAGGTGCGCGGACGCCGTGGTCTCGCGGTCGCCCGCGAGCTGTGGCGCTCTCGGGAGGAGCTGGCCCAGCAGCAGGACGTCTCCCCCGGCCGCCTCGTGCCCGACCGCGCGCTGCTGGCGGCGGTGCTCGCCATGCCCCGCACGAAGCAGGCGCTCGCCGGGTTGAAGGAGTTCACCGGGCGCGCGAGCCGCACGCAGCTCGACCGGTGGTGGGATGCCATCGTCGCCGGCCGGGAGACCGAGGATCTGCCGGCCGAGCGCGTGCCGAGCGACTCCCTGCCCCCGCACCGCGCCTGGGCCGAACGGCACCCCGACGCCGACGCGCGCCTCAAGCGGGCCCGGCCCGAGGTGGAGGCGAAGGCCGCGGAGCTGGACATGCCCACAGAGAACCTCCTCACCCCGGAGACGCTGCGCCGGGTCGCCTGGGAGCCGCCCGCGCCGATCACCGCCGAGAGCATCGCGGCGGCGCTGCGCGAGCAGGGCGCGCGGGAGTGGCAGATCGAGGCGACCGCCGAGGTCATCGCCGACGCCTTTGTGCGCCCCGCGCAAACACCCGGAGAGGACGCCGCCGCCGCTTCGTAG
- the dxs gene encoding 1-deoxy-D-xylulose-5-phosphate synthase — translation MSLLDGIAGPRDLDALSQDELATLAEEVRAFLVENVARTGGHLGPNLGVVELTIALHRVFESPSDPIIWDTGHQSYVHKLLTGRKDFSALRSRGGLAGYPQRSESEHDVVESSHASSSLSWADGISRAFQRTGRADRHVVAVVGDGALTGGMTWEALNNITDDNERNLVIVVNDNGRSYAPTIGGMARYLNRVRTGEVYRDLGEKSGRLAGRFGSAGRALYRGVRGGTHGFLSRLTNNSELYSQLDIKYLGPVDGHDLPALIETLQLAKAFGAPVLVHAITEKGRGYQPALDDVADQFHAVGRIDPLTGDPVGGAAAQGWTDVFADTLVRVGEERDDVIAITAAMLRPTGLAPFAERFPDRVYDVGIAEQHAVTSAAGLAYGGLHPVVALYATFMNRAFDQVLMDVALHRAGVTFVLDRAGVTGPDGPSHHGMWDLALLNIVPDIRLAAPRDAERLREELEEAVAVDDAPTVIRYPKGAVGPEIPALERLADGVDVLARADEEDVLIVAIGAFAATALDVARRLGDQGIGATVVDPRWVVPVSPSIVELADRHRLVITLEDGIRVGGIGTRVRQVLREAGVDTAVDELGLPDAFIDHASREQVLTDAGLTPAKIAQDVVSQVLGTRVPVARPEKGGRGLPAMIREGRGASS, via the coding sequence ATGAGTCTGCTCGACGGCATCGCCGGCCCCCGCGACCTGGACGCCCTGTCTCAGGACGAGCTCGCGACCCTCGCGGAGGAGGTGCGGGCGTTCCTCGTGGAGAACGTCGCGCGCACCGGCGGCCATCTCGGTCCGAACCTCGGCGTGGTCGAGCTGACGATCGCCCTGCACCGCGTGTTCGAGTCGCCGTCCGACCCGATCATCTGGGACACCGGGCACCAGTCGTACGTGCACAAGCTGCTGACGGGGCGCAAGGACTTCTCCGCCCTGCGGTCGCGCGGCGGTCTCGCCGGCTACCCGCAGCGCTCCGAGAGCGAGCACGACGTCGTCGAGTCGTCGCACGCGTCGAGTTCGCTGAGCTGGGCGGATGGCATCTCCCGCGCCTTCCAGCGCACCGGTCGTGCCGATCGCCACGTCGTGGCGGTCGTCGGCGACGGCGCGCTCACCGGCGGCATGACGTGGGAGGCGCTCAACAACATCACCGACGACAACGAGCGCAACCTCGTCATCGTCGTCAACGACAACGGCCGCTCCTACGCCCCGACGATCGGCGGCATGGCCCGCTACCTGAACCGCGTGCGGACGGGGGAGGTCTACCGCGATCTCGGCGAGAAGTCCGGGCGCCTGGCCGGCCGCTTCGGCTCCGCGGGCCGCGCGCTCTACCGCGGCGTGCGCGGCGGCACGCACGGGTTCCTCTCGCGCCTGACCAACAACAGCGAGCTCTACTCGCAGCTGGACATCAAGTACCTCGGGCCCGTCGACGGCCACGACCTGCCGGCGCTCATCGAGACGCTGCAGCTCGCGAAGGCCTTCGGAGCGCCCGTGCTCGTGCACGCCATCACGGAGAAGGGGCGCGGGTATCAGCCGGCGCTCGACGACGTCGCCGACCAGTTCCACGCCGTCGGGCGCATCGACCCGCTCACGGGCGACCCCGTGGGCGGAGCGGCCGCCCAGGGCTGGACCGACGTCTTCGCCGACACGCTCGTGCGCGTGGGCGAGGAGCGCGACGACGTCATCGCGATCACGGCGGCGATGCTGCGCCCGACCGGCCTCGCGCCGTTCGCCGAGCGATTCCCCGACCGGGTGTACGACGTCGGCATCGCCGAGCAGCATGCGGTCACGTCCGCGGCGGGCCTGGCGTACGGCGGGCTGCATCCCGTGGTCGCGCTCTATGCGACCTTCATGAACCGCGCCTTCGACCAGGTGCTCATGGACGTCGCGCTGCACCGCGCAGGCGTGACCTTCGTGCTCGACCGCGCCGGCGTGACCGGGCCGGATGGCCCGAGTCACCACGGCATGTGGGATCTCGCGCTGCTGAACATCGTCCCCGACATCCGCCTCGCCGCCCCGCGCGACGCCGAGCGCCTGCGGGAGGAGCTCGAGGAGGCCGTCGCCGTGGACGACGCGCCCACGGTCATCCGCTATCCGAAGGGCGCGGTGGGTCCGGAGATCCCCGCACTCGAGCGCCTCGCGGACGGCGTCGACGTGCTCGCGCGCGCGGATGAGGAGGACGTGCTCATCGTCGCGATCGGGGCGTTCGCCGCGACCGCGCTCGACGTCGCCCGGCGACTCGGCGACCAGGGCATCGGAGCGACGGTCGTCGACCCGCGCTGGGTGGTGCCGGTGTCGCCCTCGATCGTCGAGCTCGCCGACCGTCACCGTCTCGTCATCACCCTGGAGGACGGCATCCGCGTCGGCGGCATCGGCACGCGCGTGCGTCAGGTGCTGCGCGAGGCGGGCGTCGACACCGCCGTGGACGAGCTCGGGCTGCCCGATGCGTTCATCGACCACGCCTCCCGCGAGCAGGTGCTGACCGACGCCGGCCTCACGCCGGCGAAGATCGCGCAGGATGTCGTGTCGCAGGTGCTGGGCACCCGCGTGCCGGTGGCGCGTCCGGAGAAGGGCGGCCGCGGCCTCCCCGCCATGATCCGCGAGGGCCGCGGCGCGTCCTCCTGA
- a CDS encoding thiolase family protein, whose translation MAELSDVHFVDGVRTPFGRAGEKGMYAGTRADDLVVKAMIGLMERNGAVPPERIDDVAIAATSQTGDQGLTLGRSAAILAGLPQTVPGLAIDRMCAGAMTAVTTMGASIGVGMYDLAIAGGVEHMGHHPIGRNADPNPRFVAERMVDPGALDMGVTAERIHDRFPHLTKERADRFAVASQQKVQAAYDAGRIQPDLVPVAVAGADGAWRLAADDEGRRPETTMAALANLKTPFRPHGRVTAGTSSPLTDGATVSLLASSAAVKELGLAPKMRMVSFAFAGVQPEIMGIGPIPSTEKALAKAGLSIGDIGLFELNEAFAIQVLSFLDHFGIADDDPRVNPWGGAIAVGHPLAASGVRLMIQLAAQFAEHPEVRYGLTAMCVGLGQGGSVVWENPHYTGKKKRK comes from the coding sequence GTGGCCGAGCTTTCGGATGTCCACTTCGTGGATGGCGTGCGGACCCCTTTCGGGCGCGCGGGTGAGAAGGGCATGTACGCCGGGACGCGGGCGGACGACCTCGTCGTCAAGGCGATGATCGGGCTGATGGAGCGCAACGGCGCCGTCCCGCCCGAGCGGATCGACGACGTCGCGATCGCCGCGACATCGCAGACGGGAGACCAGGGGCTCACCCTGGGTCGCAGCGCGGCCATCCTCGCCGGCCTCCCGCAGACGGTCCCCGGCCTCGCCATCGACCGGATGTGCGCGGGCGCGATGACGGCCGTCACGACCATGGGCGCCTCGATCGGCGTCGGCATGTACGACCTCGCCATCGCGGGCGGCGTCGAGCACATGGGCCATCACCCGATCGGCAGGAACGCCGACCCCAACCCGCGCTTCGTCGCCGAGCGGATGGTGGACCCGGGAGCGCTCGACATGGGCGTCACCGCGGAGCGCATCCACGACCGGTTCCCGCACCTCACGAAGGAGCGGGCAGACCGCTTCGCGGTCGCCAGCCAGCAGAAGGTGCAGGCCGCATACGACGCCGGCCGCATCCAGCCCGACCTCGTGCCCGTGGCCGTGGCCGGGGCAGACGGGGCCTGGCGCCTCGCCGCCGACGACGAGGGCCGACGCCCGGAGACGACGATGGCGGCGCTTGCGAACCTCAAGACGCCGTTCCGCCCGCACGGTCGGGTCACGGCCGGCACGTCGTCGCCGCTCACCGACGGCGCCACCGTGAGCCTCCTCGCGAGCTCCGCCGCGGTCAAGGAGCTCGGCCTCGCGCCCAAGATGCGGATGGTCTCGTTCGCGTTCGCGGGAGTGCAGCCGGAGATCATGGGGATCGGCCCCATCCCGTCCACCGAGAAGGCGCTCGCGAAGGCCGGGCTCTCGATCGGCGACATCGGGCTGTTCGAGCTCAACGAGGCGTTCGCCATCCAGGTGCTGTCGTTCCTCGACCACTTCGGCATCGCCGACGACGACCCCCGCGTGAACCCGTGGGGTGGCGCGATCGCGGTCGGCCATCCGCTGGCCGCATCGGGCGTGCGCCTCATGATCCAGCTCGCCGCGCAGTTCGCCGAGCACCCGGAGGTGCGCTACGGCCTCACTGCGATGTGCGTGGGCCTGGGCCAGGGCGGCAGCGTCGTGTGGGAGAACCCGCACTACACCGGCAAGAAGAAGCGGAAGTGA
- a CDS encoding DUF3000 domain-containing protein — protein MTRDGAGSGAFAEAEAAVRSATFRSDLSVRDIPAPQGLAPFSLALAADIRPDDHGDSPYGTGRLVLLHDPEGQDSWGGPWRIVSFAQAPLESEIGTDPLLADVTWSWLVDALQSRGAPYHSPSGSATKILSKGFGSLADEGDGAQIELRASWSPIGSFRAHVEAWAELVCMLAGLPPGSEDIAVFGARRFRD, from the coding sequence GTGACGCGAGATGGGGCGGGCTCCGGCGCCTTCGCCGAGGCCGAGGCGGCGGTGCGGTCGGCGACGTTCCGCTCGGACCTGTCCGTGCGCGACATACCCGCGCCACAGGGGCTGGCGCCCTTCAGTCTCGCCCTGGCCGCCGACATCCGCCCGGACGACCACGGCGACTCCCCCTACGGGACCGGGCGCCTCGTCCTCCTGCACGATCCCGAGGGGCAGGACTCCTGGGGCGGGCCCTGGCGCATCGTCAGCTTCGCTCAGGCGCCTCTCGAGTCCGAGATCGGCACCGACCCGCTGCTGGCGGATGTCACCTGGTCGTGGCTCGTCGATGCCCTGCAGTCGCGGGGTGCTCCCTATCACTCGCCGTCCGGCTCGGCCACGAAGATCCTCTCGAAGGGCTTCGGGTCGCTGGCGGACGAGGGCGACGGCGCGCAGATCGAGCTGCGCGCCTCCTGGTCGCCGATCGGCTCCTTCCGCGCGCACGTGGAGGCATGGGCCGAGCTCGTGTGCATGCTGGCGGGGCTGCCGCCCGGCTCAGAGGACATCGCCGTGTTCGGCGCCCGGAGGTTCCGTGACTGA
- a CDS encoding aconitate hydratase, whose amino-acid sequence MSTVNSFGAQSTLTVGSTDYEIFRIDKVAGYEKLPFSLKVLLENLLRTEDGANVTKEQIEALGSWDASAQPSTEIQFTPARVVMQDFTGVPCIVDLATMREAVTALGGDPDRINPLSPAEMVIDHSVIADLFGTENALERNVEIEYERNGERYQFLRWGQTAFSDFKVVPPGTGIVHQVNIEHLAKVVYDREAGGVLRAYPDTCVGTDSHTTMVNGLGVLGWGVGGIEAEAAMLGQPVSMLIPRVVGFKLTGEIPAGVTATDVVLTITDMLRKHGVVGKFVEFYGEGVASVPLANRATIGNMSPEFGSTAAMFPVDDVTLDYLRLTGRDEQTVALVEAYAKEQHLWHDPSRELVFSEYMELDLGTVVPSIAGPKRPQDRILLSEAKTQFEQDILNYANVTEEDSVEVEGTFPASDPGTAPGVEREHVSPEGVSYQHERERPVLASGAPEAVSQPVPVTTPDGEEYILDNGAVTLAAITSCTNTSNPTVMVAAGLLARKAREKGLKQKPWVKTTLGPGSKVVTDYYEKSGLDKDLEGLGFYTVGYGCTICIGNSGPLIEEVSEAINEHDLAVTAVLSGNRNFEGRISPDVKMNYLASPPLVVAYALAGSMHFDFDTDALGQDGDGNDVFLKDIWPSTDEVQEIIDSSISREQFIKQYATVFDGDERWQNLPTPTGPVFEWNDDSTYVRKAPYFDDMTMELTPVENISGARVLATLGDSVTTDHISPAGNIKAGTPAAQYLTEHGVAQRDFNSYGSRRGNHEVMIRGTFANIRLKNLLVSAVNGGQVVEGGYTRDFTQPEGPQSFIYDASQHYQESGTPLVIFGGKEYGSGSSRDWAAKGTSLLGVKAVITESFERIHRSNLIGMGVVPLQFPEGQSWESLGLDGTEIVSIEGLDQLNEGVTPETVKVTAAPSEHSAPGKETIEFDAVVRIDTPGEADYYRNGGILQYVLRSLV is encoded by the coding sequence GTGTCAACGGTGAACAGCTTCGGTGCGCAGAGCACCCTGACGGTCGGCAGCACCGACTACGAGATCTTCCGCATCGACAAGGTCGCCGGGTACGAGAAGCTCCCGTTCAGCCTGAAGGTGCTGCTCGAGAACCTGCTCCGCACCGAGGACGGCGCGAACGTCACGAAGGAGCAGATCGAGGCCCTGGGCTCCTGGGATGCCTCGGCGCAGCCCAGCACGGAGATCCAGTTCACGCCCGCCCGCGTGGTCATGCAGGACTTCACGGGCGTGCCCTGCATCGTCGACCTCGCCACCATGCGCGAGGCCGTCACCGCGCTCGGCGGCGACCCCGACCGCATCAACCCGCTCTCGCCGGCCGAGATGGTCATCGACCACTCCGTCATCGCCGACCTCTTCGGCACCGAGAACGCGCTCGAGCGCAACGTCGAGATCGAGTACGAGCGCAACGGCGAGCGGTACCAGTTCCTCCGCTGGGGACAGACAGCATTCTCCGACTTCAAGGTCGTGCCGCCCGGAACCGGCATCGTGCACCAGGTGAACATCGAGCACCTCGCCAAGGTCGTCTACGACCGCGAGGCGGGCGGCGTCCTGCGCGCGTACCCCGACACCTGCGTCGGCACCGACTCGCACACCACCATGGTGAACGGCCTCGGCGTCCTCGGCTGGGGCGTCGGCGGCATCGAGGCCGAGGCGGCCATGCTCGGCCAGCCCGTCTCCATGCTCATCCCGCGCGTGGTCGGCTTCAAGCTCACCGGCGAGATCCCCGCCGGCGTCACGGCGACCGACGTCGTCCTCACCATCACCGACATGCTCCGCAAGCACGGCGTGGTGGGCAAGTTCGTCGAGTTCTACGGCGAGGGCGTGGCCTCCGTGCCGCTGGCCAACCGCGCCACGATCGGCAACATGAGCCCCGAGTTCGGCTCCACCGCCGCGATGTTCCCCGTCGACGACGTGACGCTCGACTACCTGCGCCTCACCGGCCGCGACGAGCAGACGGTGGCCCTCGTCGAGGCCTACGCCAAGGAGCAGCACCTCTGGCACGACCCCTCGCGCGAGCTCGTCTTCAGCGAGTACATGGAGCTCGACCTCGGCACGGTCGTCCCGTCCATCGCCGGCCCGAAGCGTCCGCAGGACCGCATCCTGCTCTCCGAGGCGAAGACGCAGTTCGAGCAGGACATCCTCAACTACGCCAACGTCACCGAGGAGGACTCGGTCGAGGTCGAGGGGACGTTCCCCGCGTCCGACCCCGGCACCGCTCCCGGCGTCGAGCGCGAGCACGTGTCGCCCGAGGGCGTGTCCTACCAGCACGAGCGCGAGCGCCCGGTGCTCGCCAGCGGCGCGCCGGAGGCCGTCTCGCAGCCGGTCCCCGTCACCACGCCCGACGGCGAGGAGTACATCCTCGACAACGGCGCCGTGACCCTCGCCGCGATCACCTCCTGCACCAACACCTCGAACCCGACCGTCATGGTCGCCGCGGGGCTGCTGGCGCGCAAGGCGCGCGAGAAGGGCCTCAAGCAGAAGCCCTGGGTGAAGACCACGCTCGGCCCCGGCTCCAAGGTCGTGACGGACTACTACGAGAAGTCCGGCCTCGACAAGGACCTCGAGGGCCTCGGCTTCTACACGGTCGGCTACGGCTGCACGATCTGCATCGGCAACTCGGGCCCCCTCATCGAGGAGGTCTCCGAGGCGATCAACGAGCACGACCTCGCCGTCACGGCCGTCCTCTCCGGCAACCGCAACTTCGAGGGCCGGATCAGCCCCGACGTGAAGATGAACTACCTCGCGAGCCCGCCGCTCGTCGTGGCGTACGCGTTGGCCGGGTCGATGCACTTCGACTTCGACACCGACGCGCTCGGTCAGGACGGCGACGGCAACGACGTCTTCCTGAAGGACATCTGGCCCTCCACCGACGAGGTCCAGGAGATCATCGACTCGTCGATCTCGCGCGAGCAGTTCATCAAGCAGTACGCGACCGTCTTCGACGGCGACGAGCGCTGGCAGAACCTGCCGACCCCGACCGGGCCGGTGTTCGAGTGGAACGACGACTCGACCTACGTGCGCAAGGCGCCGTACTTCGATGACATGACGATGGAGCTGACCCCCGTCGAGAACATCTCCGGCGCCCGGGTCCTCGCGACCCTCGGCGACTCGGTGACGACCGACCACATCAGCCCCGCCGGCAACATCAAGGCCGGCACCCCCGCCGCGCAGTACCTGACGGAGCACGGCGTCGCTCAGCGCGACTTCAACTCCTACGGCTCGCGCCGCGGCAACCACGAGGTGATGATCCGCGGCACGTTCGCGAACATCCGTCTGAAGAACCTCCTCGTGAGCGCCGTCAACGGCGGCCAGGTCGTCGAGGGCGGGTACACCCGCGACTTCACGCAGCCGGAGGGCCCGCAGTCGTTCATCTACGACGCGAGCCAGCACTACCAGGAGTCGGGCACGCCGCTGGTGATCTTCGGCGGCAAGGAGTACGGCTCGGGCTCGTCGCGCGACTGGGCGGCCAAGGGCACGAGCCTCCTCGGCGTCAAGGCGGTCATCACGGAGAGCTTCGAGCGCATCCACCGCTCGAACCTCATCGGGATGGGCGTCGTGCCGCTGCAGTTCCCGGAGGGCCAGAGCTGGGAGTCGCTCGGCCTCGACGGCACCGAGATCGTCTCGATCGAGGGCCTCGACCAGCTGAACGAGGGCGTCACCCCGGAGACCGTCAAGGTCACCGCGGCGCCCAGCGAGCACTCCGCGCCCGGCAAGGAGACCATCGAGTTCGACGCGGTCGTCCGCATCGACACCCCCGGTGAGGCGGACTACTACCGCAACGGCGGCATCCTGCAGTACGTGCTGCGCAGCCTCGTCTGA